A genomic region of Bactrocera dorsalis isolate Fly_Bdor chromosome 3, ASM2337382v1, whole genome shotgun sequence contains the following coding sequences:
- the LOC105233883 gene encoding endocuticle structural glycoprotein ABD-4 yields the protein MKIIISLLITLLLDVTLARPQGPTTEPIPIIRQEQEVNFDGSYKFSYETGNGIQADEEGYLKNAGSEAEGTSAQGSFSYTSPEGVPIRITYLADENGFQPQGDHLPTPPPIPPAIQKALAYLATAPPPQDQSNQFAGNRRG from the exons ATGAAAATAATT ATTAGTTTGTTGATCACCTTGTTGCTCGATGTCACACTGGCGCGACCTCAGGGCCCCACCACCGAACCCATTCCCATAATAAGACAAGAGCAAGAGGTCAATTTCGATGGCTCATACAAGTTTTCGTACGAGACCGGCAACGGCATACAAGCCGATGAGGAGGGCTACTTGAAGAATGCCGGCTCCGAAGCCGAAGGAACG TCGGCGCAAGGCTCTTTCTCGTACACCTCACCTGAAGGTGTGCCCATACGCATCACCTATTTGGCCGATGAGAACGGTTTCCAACCGCAAGGCGATCATCTGCCCACTCCACCACCAATTCCACCAGCCATACAGAAGGCGCTCGCTTACTTGGCCACCGCGCCACCACCGCAGGATCAGAGCAACCAATTTGCGGGCAATCGAAGGGGTTAG